In one window of Prosthecomicrobium sp. N25 DNA:
- a CDS encoding SDR family NAD(P)-dependent oxidoreductase, which translates to MATRFDFEGQVAVVTGGAQGIGRAVVERLLDDGARVAIWDLDVELAAETAAELGDDGDIAPVKVDISNWASVQAARDATLARFGQVDILVNNAGIAGANAKVWDYPIEEWQRIFRINTEGTFFCCRALVPQMMERNYGRIANVASIAGKEGNPNASAYSASKAAVIALTKSLGKELADYDIAVNCLTPAAAKTAIFSQMSEEHIAFMLAKIPRGRFVAVEEVAATIAFMVSRECSFTTGAVFDVSGGRATY; encoded by the coding sequence ATGGCGACACGGTTCGATTTCGAGGGCCAGGTGGCGGTGGTGACCGGCGGGGCGCAGGGGATCGGCCGCGCCGTGGTCGAGCGGCTCCTGGACGACGGGGCGCGCGTGGCGATTTGGGACCTCGACGTGGAACTGGCCGCGGAGACTGCGGCCGAGCTCGGCGACGACGGCGACATCGCGCCCGTGAAGGTGGACATCTCCAACTGGGCCTCCGTGCAGGCCGCGCGCGATGCCACGCTGGCGCGCTTCGGCCAGGTCGACATCCTGGTCAACAACGCCGGGATCGCCGGGGCCAACGCCAAGGTCTGGGACTATCCGATCGAGGAATGGCAGCGGATCTTCCGCATCAACACCGAGGGCACGTTCTTCTGCTGCCGGGCGCTGGTGCCGCAGATGATGGAGCGCAACTACGGGCGGATCGCCAACGTGGCCTCCATCGCCGGCAAGGAGGGCAACCCCAACGCCTCGGCCTACTCGGCCTCGAAGGCGGCCGTGATCGCGCTGACGAAGTCGCTCGGCAAGGAGCTCGCCGATTACGACATCGCGGTCAACTGCCTGACCCCGGCCGCCGCCAAGACCGCCATCTTCTCGCAGATGTCGGAGGAGCATATCGCCTTCATGCTGGCCAAGATCCCGCGCGGGCGCTTCGTGGCGGTCGAGGAGGTGGCGGCGACGATCGCCTTCATGGTCTCGCGCGAGTGCTCCTTCACCACGGGCGCGGTCTTCGACGTCTCGGGCGGGCGGGCGACCTATTGA
- a CDS encoding TetR/AcrR family transcriptional regulator produces MNDAVPTGAGRPRRRRYDSAATAAAILEAAYAEFAEHGFGGGRMDRIAARAAANKRSIYQYFQSKENLYLAVLEHAYERTRSGERAIAVDELAPREAMVRLVELTFDGFVADRSFIKLLNDENLHRAAHLKRSKRIAEMHSPLIAAVARILERGAAEGAFRPGLDPLQTWISIAAAGYFYFSNLHTLSTIFRRDFDAPAAREERRRHVVDLILSYVSA; encoded by the coding sequence ATGAACGACGCCGTGCCGACCGGAGCCGGCCGCCCCAGGCGGCGCCGCTACGACAGCGCCGCCACCGCGGCCGCCATCCTTGAGGCCGCCTATGCGGAGTTCGCCGAACACGGCTTCGGCGGTGGCCGGATGGATCGCATCGCCGCGCGCGCCGCCGCCAACAAGCGCTCGATCTACCAGTACTTCCAAAGCAAGGAGAACCTTTATCTCGCCGTCCTGGAGCACGCCTACGAGCGGACCCGGTCGGGCGAGCGCGCCATCGCGGTCGACGAGTTGGCACCGCGCGAGGCGATGGTCCGCCTGGTCGAACTCACCTTCGACGGCTTCGTCGCGGACCGCAGCTTCATCAAGCTCCTGAACGACGAGAACCTGCACCGGGCCGCCCACCTCAAGCGCTCGAAGCGCATCGCCGAGATGCATTCGCCCCTCATCGCCGCCGTCGCCCGCATCCTGGAGCGCGGCGCCGCCGAGGGTGCCTTCCGGCCCGGTCTGGACCCGCTCCAGACGTGGATCTCGATTGCGGCCGCCGGCTATTTCTACTTCTCCAACCTCCACACGCTCTCGACTATCTTCCGGCGCGACTTCGACGCGCCCGCGGCCCGGGAGGAGCGGCGGCGCCACGTGGTCGACCTGATCCTCTCCTACGTGTCGGCCTGA
- a CDS encoding DMT family transporter has product MSLAAEEPEDALALAAAARRERARRLKGIGFMCLAVALFSVLDGSAKWLGRDLPALQITFARYAVALVLIVVALNPLTVERAWSTRRPWMQGARGLALFGSTMFNFMAIRTLQLSEAMSIIFATPFLIAALSGPILGERSDWRRWVAIAVGFTGVLIVTRPGAEGVNPGVFWSVAGVCCYAVYAILTRILTRVDSTASMLVISALIPTVVLAPLMPATWVWPKDLLTWTVMPVLGITGAVGHFFLIKAYAQAPAPVVAPFIYTQIVWSTLIGFVVFAEIPVLNTIVGAGVVIGSGLYLIWRETGAKA; this is encoded by the coding sequence TTGAGCCTGGCTGCCGAGGAGCCGGAGGACGCCCTCGCGCTCGCCGCCGCGGCGCGGCGGGAGCGGGCCCGCCGGCTCAAGGGAATCGGGTTCATGTGCCTGGCGGTCGCGCTCTTCTCCGTGCTCGACGGCTCGGCGAAGTGGCTGGGGCGCGACCTGCCGGCCCTGCAGATCACCTTCGCGCGCTACGCGGTGGCGCTCGTGCTCATCGTGGTCGCGCTCAATCCGCTCACGGTGGAGCGGGCCTGGAGCACGCGCCGGCCGTGGATGCAGGGCGCGCGCGGGCTGGCGCTGTTCGGCTCGACCATGTTCAATTTCATGGCGATCCGCACCCTCCAGCTCTCGGAGGCGATGTCGATCATCTTCGCGACGCCGTTCCTGATCGCCGCCCTGTCCGGGCCGATCCTCGGCGAGCGGTCGGACTGGCGGCGCTGGGTGGCGATCGCGGTCGGCTTCACGGGCGTGCTGATCGTCACCCGGCCGGGCGCCGAGGGCGTCAATCCCGGCGTGTTCTGGTCGGTCGCCGGCGTGTGCTGCTACGCCGTCTACGCGATCCTCACGCGCATCCTCACCCGGGTGGACTCGACCGCCAGCATGCTGGTGATCTCCGCGCTGATCCCGACGGTCGTACTGGCGCCCCTCATGCCGGCGACCTGGGTCTGGCCGAAGGACCTCCTCACCTGGACCGTCATGCCGGTGCTCGGGATCACCGGGGCGGTCGGGCACTTCTTCCTCATCAAGGCCTACGCGCAAGCGCCGGCGCCGGTGGTGGCACCCTTCATCTACACGCAGATCGTCTGGTCGACGCTCATCGGCTTCGTGGTCTTCGCCGAGATACCGGTCCTCAACACCATCGTGGGCGCCGGCGTGGTGATCGGCAGCGGGCTCTACCTGATCTGGCGCGAGACCGGCGCGAAGGCTTAA
- a CDS encoding DUF5615 family PIN-like protein → MNRFLVDECLSPLLAETARARGYDSVHVVWLGRSAASDRDVMRIALERDYIVVTNNARDFLKIYRGLELHPGLLLVLPVVSGPKQNQLFVALLDFVEARAEIVNQVVSIDETGGISIQDWSRDRT, encoded by the coding sequence ATGAATCGCTTCCTCGTGGACGAGTGTCTGTCGCCTCTCCTGGCCGAAACGGCTCGGGCCCGTGGCTACGATTCCGTGCACGTGGTCTGGCTCGGTCGCTCCGCCGCCAGCGACCGAGATGTTATGCGCATCGCCCTGGAGCGCGACTACATTGTCGTAACCAACAATGCGCGAGATTTCCTGAAGATCTATCGAGGGCTGGAGCTACATCCGGGGCTGCTCCTCGTTCTGCCGGTCGTATCCGGCCCGAAGCAGAACCAGCTCTTTGTCGCTTTGCTCGACTTCGTCGAAGCCAGGGCCGAGATCGTCAACCAGGTGGTATCGATCGACGAGACCGGCGGGATCTCCATCCAGGACTGGTCCCGCGACCGCACCTGA
- a CDS encoding Bug family tripartite tricarboxylate transporter substrate binding protein produces the protein MERQGIWRGLAAGTMAFGLLAGPAAAQWKPEKPITVIVPWGAGGSTDQVVRVVAQEVEKALGQKVVVVNQPGASGAIGTKSVLDAPKDGLTIASGAAKDLGTYAVSGALDTRIEDWHLYLAVVNASVIGVNASTPFKTLPDLIQAMKDKPGSLKVATAGITSSGGDGLRQLQTAFGVEAKQITYDGGNPAVIATAGGETDATTQLGVEQAEMIRAGKLRGLAVLSARPLALEGVPPIDPVTKFKADFKLADNYFGIFVPKGAPKEVTDTLDRIWKEVMPKSEALAKYAESRGAIVAVLSGEEARKAVMPAIQIAAWALVDRKQSKIDPASIGIEKP, from the coding sequence ATGGAGAGGCAAGGGATTTGGCGCGGCCTCGCGGCCGGCACGATGGCGTTCGGCCTTCTCGCGGGCCCCGCCGCCGCCCAGTGGAAGCCCGAGAAGCCCATCACGGTCATCGTGCCCTGGGGCGCGGGCGGGTCGACCGACCAGGTGGTCCGGGTCGTCGCCCAGGAGGTCGAGAAGGCGCTCGGCCAGAAGGTCGTGGTCGTGAACCAGCCGGGTGCCTCCGGCGCGATCGGCACCAAGTCGGTGCTGGACGCCCCCAAGGACGGCCTGACCATCGCCTCGGGCGCCGCCAAGGATCTCGGAACCTACGCGGTCTCGGGCGCCCTCGACACCCGCATCGAGGACTGGCACCTCTACCTGGCCGTGGTGAACGCCTCGGTGATCGGCGTCAACGCTTCGACGCCCTTCAAGACCCTGCCCGACCTGATCCAGGCCATGAAGGACAAGCCGGGGTCGCTGAAGGTGGCGACCGCGGGCATCACCTCCTCGGGCGGCGACGGCCTGCGCCAGCTCCAGACGGCCTTCGGCGTCGAGGCCAAGCAGATCACCTATGACGGCGGCAACCCCGCCGTGATCGCCACCGCGGGCGGCGAGACCGATGCCACCACCCAGCTCGGCGTCGAGCAGGCCGAGATGATCCGCGCCGGCAAGCTGCGCGGCCTGGCGGTCCTTTCCGCCCGCCCGCTCGCCCTGGAGGGCGTGCCGCCGATCGACCCGGTCACCAAGTTCAAGGCGGACTTCAAGCTGGCGGACAACTACTTCGGCATCTTCGTGCCGAAGGGCGCCCCCAAGGAGGTGACCGACACGCTCGACAGGATCTGGAAAGAGGTCATGCCGAAGTCGGAGGCCCTCGCCAAATACGCCGAGAGCCGCGGTGCGATCGTCGCCGTCCTGTCGGGCGAGGAGGCCCGCAAGGCCGTCATGCCCGCGATCCAGATCGCCGCCTGGGCGCTCGTCGACCGCAAGCAGTCGAAGATCGACCCCGCCTCGATCGGAATCGAGAAGCCCTGA
- a CDS encoding GNAT family N-acetyltransferase: MTAPRPARPPERVVREGRFARIEPLDAARHGPDIWAAGVDRPEIWTYLGYGPFADEAAFLVWLATRDTLSDPLYFAVVDRSTGRALGCATLMEIRPAQGVIEVGHIFFSPSLQRTPIATEAIFLLMAYVFDELGYRRFEWKCDNGNEPSKRAARRFGFTPEGVFRQHMIVKGRNRDTAWFSILDREWPALKPAFESWLSPENFDPEGRQRRSLGSLTGAGAS, from the coding sequence ATGACCGCCCCCCGCCCCGCCCGCCCGCCCGAACGCGTCGTCCGCGAGGGCCGCTTCGCGCGCATCGAACCGCTCGACGCCGCCCGCCACGGCCCGGACATCTGGGCCGCGGGGGTGGACCGCCCCGAGATCTGGACCTACCTCGGCTACGGTCCCTTCGCCGACGAGGCCGCCTTCCTGGTCTGGCTCGCCACCCGCGACACCCTCTCGGACCCGCTCTACTTCGCCGTCGTCGACCGGTCGACGGGGCGGGCGCTCGGCTGCGCCACCCTGATGGAGATCAGGCCGGCCCAAGGGGTGATCGAGGTCGGCCACATCTTCTTCTCGCCGTCCCTCCAACGCACCCCGATCGCCACCGAGGCGATCTTCCTCCTGATGGCCTATGTGTTCGACGAGCTCGGCTACCGGCGCTTCGAATGGAAATGCGACAACGGCAACGAGCCCTCCAAGCGCGCCGCCCGCCGCTTCGGCTTCACCCCCGAGGGCGTCTTCCGTCAGCACATGATCGTCAAGGGCCGCAATCGCGACACCGCCTGGTTCTCCATCCTGGACCGGGAATGGCCGGCCCTGAAGCCGGCCTTCGAGTCCTGGCTCTCGCCGGAGAACTTCGACCCCGAGGGCCGCCAGAGGCGCTCCCTCGGGTCCCTCACGGGCGCCGGCGCGTCCTGA
- a CDS encoding acetoacetate--CoA ligase gives MTNTPEPPADAGPLWTPDAGRLAGSAYARFKAEAVARAGRPLADYDALHAWSIENRGGFWDLVWDACGVIGDKGSVRLEDGDRMPGARFFPEARLNFAENLLRRADDTTAILYRAEDRRAGRLTWKELGDLVSRLQQALAAEGVGVGDRVAAMLPNGPEAVAFVLAVASLGATWSSCSPDFGERGVLDRFGQIEPKVFVVCDGYWYGGKEIDVGDKVRAVAAELPSVRRIVVAPVLGRAGETAGRIPHAVAMDAFVAPFAPAPLRFERVPFDQPLYILFSSGTTGVPKCIVHGVGGTLLQHLKEHRLHADVRPGDRVFYFTTLGWMMWNWLVSALASEATLVLFDGSPFAPSPAVLWDYAQAEAVTLFGTSAKYIDSIAKEGLKPALTHDLSALRMICSTGSPLAPESFQYVYDAIRRDVHLASISGGTDIVSCFVLGIPEKPVFKGEIQGPGLGLAVDVFDDGGRPVRGEKGELVCTRAFPSMPVMFWNDPTGAKYRAAYFERFPNVWCHGDFAEWTPHGGMIIHGRSDATLNPGGVRIGTAEIYAQVEQIPEVVEALAIGQDWQGDVRIVLFVRLKPGIVLDEALAGRIRTKIRTGASPRHVPAKILSVADIPRTKSGKIVELAVREVVHGRPVKNKEALANPEALDLFAGLEDLAR, from the coding sequence ATGACCAACACGCCCGAACCGCCCGCGGACGCCGGTCCGCTGTGGACCCCCGACGCGGGGCGCCTCGCCGGCTCGGCCTATGCCCGCTTCAAGGCCGAGGCGGTCGCACGCGCCGGCCGTCCGCTCGCCGACTACGACGCGCTCCATGCCTGGTCGATCGAGAACAGGGGCGGCTTCTGGGACCTCGTCTGGGACGCCTGCGGGGTGATCGGCGACAAGGGTTCCGTCCGCCTCGAGGACGGCGACCGCATGCCGGGCGCCCGCTTCTTCCCCGAGGCCCGCCTGAACTTCGCCGAAAACCTGCTTCGCCGCGCCGACGACACCACCGCCATTCTCTACCGGGCCGAGGATCGCCGCGCCGGGCGGCTGACCTGGAAGGAGTTGGGCGACCTCGTCTCGCGACTTCAGCAGGCGTTGGCCGCGGAGGGCGTCGGGGTCGGCGACCGCGTCGCCGCCATGCTGCCGAACGGGCCGGAGGCGGTCGCCTTCGTGCTGGCGGTGGCCTCCCTCGGGGCGACCTGGTCCTCCTGCTCTCCCGACTTCGGCGAGCGCGGCGTGCTCGACCGCTTCGGCCAGATCGAGCCGAAGGTCTTCGTGGTCTGCGACGGCTACTGGTACGGCGGCAAGGAGATCGACGTCGGCGACAAGGTCCGGGCCGTAGCGGCCGAACTGCCGAGCGTCCGGCGAATCGTGGTCGCCCCGGTCCTCGGCCGCGCCGGAGAAACCGCCGGGCGGATCCCCCATGCGGTCGCCATGGACGCCTTCGTGGCGCCCTTCGCGCCCGCGCCCCTCCGCTTCGAGCGGGTGCCCTTCGACCAGCCGCTCTACATCCTCTTCTCCTCGGGGACCACCGGGGTGCCGAAGTGCATCGTGCACGGCGTCGGCGGCACACTCCTGCAGCATCTCAAGGAGCACCGCCTGCACGCCGACGTCCGCCCGGGCGATCGCGTCTTCTACTTCACCACGCTCGGCTGGATGATGTGGAACTGGCTCGTCTCCGCCCTCGCCTCCGAGGCGACACTCGTGCTTTTCGACGGGTCCCCCTTCGCCCCCTCCCCGGCCGTCCTCTGGGACTACGCCCAGGCGGAGGCAGTCACCCTCTTCGGCACATCGGCGAAATACATCGACTCGATCGCCAAGGAGGGCCTGAAGCCCGCGCTGACCCACGACCTCTCGGCCCTGCGCATGATCTGCTCGACCGGCTCGCCGCTGGCGCCGGAGAGCTTCCAGTATGTCTACGACGCCATCCGGCGCGACGTGCACCTCGCCTCCATCTCGGGCGGCACCGACATCGTCTCCTGCTTCGTCCTCGGCATCCCGGAGAAGCCCGTGTTCAAGGGCGAGATCCAGGGCCCCGGCCTGGGGCTTGCGGTCGACGTCTTCGACGACGGGGGCCGGCCGGTGCGTGGCGAGAAGGGCGAGCTCGTCTGCACCCGGGCCTTCCCGTCCATGCCCGTCATGTTCTGGAACGACCCGACCGGCGCGAAGTACCGCGCCGCCTATTTCGAGCGCTTCCCGAACGTCTGGTGTCACGGCGACTTCGCCGAATGGACCCCGCACGGCGGCATGATCATCCACGGCCGGTCGGACGCGACCCTCAACCCCGGCGGCGTGCGCATCGGCACGGCCGAGATCTACGCCCAGGTCGAGCAGATCCCTGAAGTCGTCGAGGCGCTCGCCATCGGCCAGGACTGGCAGGGCGACGTCCGCATCGTCCTCTTCGTCCGCCTGAAGCCCGGGATCGTTCTTGACGAGGCGCTTGCCGGCCGGATCCGGACGAAGATCCGCACCGGCGCCAGCCCGCGCCACGTGCCGGCGAAGATCCTGTCCGTCGCCGACATCCCGCGCACCAAGTCCGGCAAGATCGTCGAACTCGCCGTGCGCGAGGTGGTGCACGGCCGGCCGGTGAAGAACAAGGAGGCGCTCGCCAACCCCGAGGCGCTCGATCTCTTCGCCGGGCTGGAGGACCTCGCCCGCTGA
- the denD gene encoding D-erythronate dehydrogenase — MHILIIGAAGMVGRKLTDRLLENGALGGERITAMTLTDVVVPDRPEAPFPIVTLQGDLSAPGEAERLVAARPSVIFHLAAIVSGEAEADFEKGYRINLDGTRFLFDAVRRIGNGYKPRLVFTSSIAVFGAPFPDAIGDEFFTTPLTSYGTQKAIGELLLSDYSRRGFFDGVGIRLPTICVRPGKPNKAASGFFSNIIREPLAGQEAVLPVDEDVRHWHASPRSAVGFLIHAATMDTAALGWRRNLSMPGLSVTVGEQIEALRRVAGDSVVARIRREPDATIRGIVAGWPRNFDASRAQSLGFKAEKTFDEIIRVHIEDELGGTWAK; from the coding sequence ATGCATATCCTGATCATCGGTGCCGCCGGCATGGTCGGCCGCAAGCTGACCGACCGGCTCCTCGAGAACGGCGCGCTCGGCGGCGAGCGGATCACCGCCATGACGCTCACGGACGTCGTCGTGCCGGACCGGCCCGAGGCTCCGTTCCCCATCGTGACGCTTCAGGGCGACCTCTCCGCCCCCGGCGAGGCCGAGCGCCTGGTGGCGGCGCGGCCTTCGGTCATCTTCCATCTCGCCGCGATCGTGTCGGGCGAGGCGGAGGCGGACTTCGAGAAGGGCTACCGCATCAACCTCGACGGCACCCGCTTCCTGTTCGACGCCGTCCGCCGAATCGGCAACGGCTACAAGCCGCGCCTGGTCTTCACCTCGTCCATCGCCGTCTTCGGCGCCCCCTTCCCGGACGCGATCGGCGACGAGTTCTTCACGACGCCGCTGACCTCCTACGGCACCCAGAAGGCGATCGGCGAACTGCTCCTCTCCGACTACTCCCGCCGCGGCTTCTTCGACGGCGTCGGCATCCGCCTGCCGACCATCTGCGTCCGGCCCGGCAAGCCCAACAAGGCCGCCTCCGGCTTCTTCTCGAACATCATCCGCGAGCCGCTCGCCGGACAGGAGGCCGTCCTGCCCGTCGACGAGGACGTCCGCCACTGGCATGCGTCGCCCCGCTCCGCCGTCGGCTTCCTGATCCACGCCGCCACGATGGACACCGCCGCGCTCGGCTGGCGCCGCAACCTCAGCATGCCCGGCCTGTCCGTGACCGTCGGCGAGCAGATCGAGGCGCTGCGCCGCGTCGCCGGCGACTCCGTCGTCGCCCGGATCCGCCGCGAGCCGGACGCCACCATCCGCGGCATCGTCGCCGGCTGGCCGCGCAATTTCGACGCCTCGCGCGCGCAATCCCTCGGGTTCAAGGCCGAGAAGACCTTCGACGAGATCATCCGGGTCCATATCGAGGACGAGCTCGGCGGCACCTGGGCGAAGTGA
- a CDS encoding tripartite tricarboxylate transporter permease, translated as MTSQLDHFLAALASFASFATLFNVLGATFIGIVIGALPGLTATMGVALFTTLTYTMEPNQAILVLICVYVGAIYGGSRSAILLNIPGTPANAATTLDGFPLAQQGRAGFAMGIATTSSAIGTLIGIVFLLLLAPPLAELALRFQSYEFFWLAVFGIVIAGLMCAADDPLKGWIAGILGLLAAMVGQETIHAYERFSYGVTDLAGGFNLIPVLVGVFGLAEVLTVMRDPPAVLATTKLDRVVPRLSDITRYWRTIIRSGLIGTGIGIIPGVGEDIGAWVSYAAARRASKEAHLFGKGSVEGLTAAETGNNAAIPGAIIPVLTLGIPGSAPAAVLLAAMFIHGVRPGPLIMQEAPEFVYGTVIMLVLATLAMAFLGLALARPLLYVLRVPRHVMMPIVFVLCVIGPFAISQRLFDVWVMVGFGLVGFVLREMKYPMAPLVLGVILGDILDKNLRRALTLADGDVSIFFTRPISAVLWGLTLLLILGAVPQVRALVARAFRRRPRSASAP; from the coding sequence ATGACCTCGCAGCTCGACCACTTCCTCGCTGCCCTGGCCTCCTTCGCGAGCTTCGCGACGCTCTTCAACGTGCTCGGCGCGACCTTCATAGGCATCGTCATCGGCGCCCTGCCCGGCCTGACCGCGACCATGGGCGTCGCCCTCTTCACGACACTGACCTACACGATGGAGCCCAACCAGGCGATCCTGGTGCTCATCTGCGTCTATGTCGGCGCCATCTACGGCGGCAGCCGCTCGGCCATCCTCCTCAACATCCCCGGCACCCCCGCCAACGCGGCGACCACCCTGGACGGCTTTCCGCTCGCCCAGCAGGGCCGGGCCGGCTTCGCCATGGGCATCGCCACGACCTCCTCGGCGATCGGCACGCTGATCGGCATCGTCTTCCTCCTGCTCCTCGCCCCGCCGCTGGCCGAACTGGCGCTCCGCTTCCAAAGCTACGAGTTCTTCTGGCTCGCCGTCTTCGGCATCGTCATCGCCGGCCTGATGTGCGCCGCCGACGACCCGCTGAAGGGCTGGATCGCCGGCATCCTCGGCCTTCTGGCCGCGATGGTCGGCCAGGAGACGATCCACGCCTACGAGCGCTTCTCCTACGGCGTCACCGATCTCGCGGGCGGCTTCAACCTCATCCCCGTCCTGGTCGGCGTTTTCGGCCTCGCCGAAGTGCTGACCGTCATGCGCGATCCCCCCGCGGTGCTGGCCACGACGAAGCTCGACCGGGTGGTGCCCCGCCTTTCCGATATTACCCGCTACTGGCGCACCATCATCCGCTCCGGCCTGATCGGCACAGGCATCGGCATCATCCCGGGCGTCGGCGAGGACATCGGCGCCTGGGTCTCCTATGCCGCCGCGCGCCGCGCCAGCAAGGAGGCGCATCTCTTCGGCAAGGGATCGGTCGAGGGCCTGACCGCCGCCGAGACCGGCAACAACGCCGCGATCCCGGGCGCCATCATCCCGGTGTTGACCCTCGGCATCCCCGGTTCGGCGCCCGCCGCGGTGCTCCTCGCCGCCATGTTCATCCACGGCGTCCGCCCCGGGCCGCTCATCATGCAGGAGGCGCCCGAGTTCGTGTACGGCACCGTCATCATGCTGGTGCTCGCCACCCTCGCCATGGCGTTCCTCGGCCTCGCCCTCGCCCGCCCGCTCCTCTACGTGCTTCGCGTGCCCCGCCACGTCATGATGCCGATCGTCTTCGTCCTCTGCGTCATCGGCCCCTTCGCGATCAGCCAGCGTCTCTTCGACGTCTGGGTGATGGTCGGCTTCGGCCTCGTCGGATTCGTGCTGCGCGAGATGAAGTACCCGATGGCGCCCCTGGTCCTGGGAGTGATCCTCGGCGACATTCTCGACAAGAACCTGCGCCGGGCCCTGACGCTGGCCGACGGCGACGTCTCGATCTTCTTCACCCGGCCCATCAGCGCGGTCCTGTGGGGATTGACGCTCCTGCTGATCCTCGGCGCCGTCCCGCAGGTGCGCGCGCTGGTCGCCCGCGCCTTCCGGCGCCGGCCGCGGAGCGCCTCCGCCCCATGA
- a CDS encoding tripartite tricarboxylate transporter TctB family protein gives MSDPDKPTLARHDLWTGLALALLGLATAEESWRMPRLEERGIDPWTAPGIVPGVLGAALAVLGVVLALRAAKEVRAAPAARPVRIFGEGDARRRFLVALALNLVYACLLVGRIPYAAATAVYVFAFMAVFGLEPRRPGVLARLAVFGLVTAAATAGVIYLFETLFLVRLP, from the coding sequence ATGTCCGACCCCGACAAGCCGACCCTCGCCCGCCACGACCTTTGGACCGGGCTGGCGCTCGCCCTTCTCGGCCTCGCCACCGCCGAGGAGTCCTGGCGCATGCCGCGGCTCGAGGAGCGCGGCATCGACCCCTGGACCGCCCCCGGCATCGTCCCCGGCGTGCTCGGCGCCGCCCTGGCGGTTCTCGGCGTCGTCCTGGCGCTGAGAGCCGCCAAGGAGGTCCGGGCCGCCCCGGCGGCCCGCCCGGTCCGCATCTTCGGCGAGGGCGACGCCCGCCGCCGCTTCCTCGTGGCCCTCGCGCTCAACCTGGTCTACGCCTGCCTGCTCGTCGGTCGCATCCCCTACGCGGCCGCGACCGCCGTCTACGTCTTCGCCTTCATGGCGGTCTTCGGCCTTGAGCCGCGCCGGCCCGGCGTCCTCGCGCGCCTCGCGGTCTTCGGCCTCGTAACGGCGGCGGCCACCGCGGGCGTCATCTACCTGTTCGAAACCCTCTTCCTCGTGCGCCTGCCGTGA
- a CDS encoding SDR family oxidoreductase, with product MAGRLQGKRAFCTAAGAGIGRATAIAFAREGAHVIATDLDLAKIADLKDHGVAEVQPLDVLSTAAVAATAEAVGPVDILFNCAGFVHHGTILDCSEHDWDFSFDLNVKSMHRTIRAFLPGMLDKGAGSIVNIASGAGSVRGIPNRYVYGATKAAVIGLTKAVAADYIKRGIRANAICPGTIESPSLDDRIATLARTTGQPVESVRQAFVDRQPMGRLGKPEEIAMLAVYLASDEASYTTGQIHLADGGFAL from the coding sequence ATGGCGGGACGACTTCAGGGCAAGCGAGCCTTCTGCACGGCCGCGGGGGCCGGCATCGGCCGGGCGACCGCCATCGCGTTCGCGCGCGAGGGCGCCCACGTGATCGCCACCGACCTCGATCTCGCCAAGATCGCCGACCTGAAGGACCACGGGGTCGCCGAGGTCCAGCCGCTCGACGTCCTCTCGACCGCCGCGGTCGCGGCCACCGCCGAGGCCGTCGGGCCGGTCGACATCCTGTTCAACTGCGCCGGCTTCGTGCACCACGGCACGATCCTCGACTGCTCCGAGCACGACTGGGACTTCTCCTTCGACCTGAACGTCAAGTCGATGCACCGGACGATCCGGGCCTTCCTGCCGGGAATGCTGGACAAGGGCGCCGGGTCCATCGTCAACATCGCGTCCGGCGCCGGCTCGGTGCGCGGCATCCCGAACCGCTACGTCTACGGGGCCACCAAGGCCGCCGTGATCGGACTGACCAAGGCGGTCGCGGCCGACTACATCAAGCGCGGCATCCGGGCCAACGCGATCTGCCCGGGCACCATCGAGAGCCCGTCCCTCGACGACCGCATCGCCACGCTCGCCAGGACCACCGGCCAGCCCGTGGAGAGCGTCCGCCAGGCCTTCGTCGACCGCCAGCCCATGGGTCGCCTGGGCAAGCCGGAGGAGATCGCCATGCTGGCCGTCTACCTCGCCTCCGACGAGGCGAGCTACACCACCGGCCAGATCCACCTCGCCGACGGCGGCTTCGCGCTCTGA
- a CDS encoding DUF433 domain-containing protein: MAFPRARYPQLPAEIVSNPEIMGGRPCIAGTRIPADAIVAQIRAGLADADIFRHYPGLPVDGIEVVRTWALDQGLSLTPDEQSR, from the coding sequence ATGGCTTTTCCTCGCGCACGCTATCCGCAACTCCCGGCCGAGATCGTCTCCAACCCCGAGATCATGGGCGGGCGACCCTGCATCGCGGGCACCCGCATCCCGGCGGATGCCATCGTGGCCCAGATCCGGGCCGGCCTTGCAGACGCCGACATCTTCCGTCACTACCCCGGTCTTCCGGTGGACGGGATCGAGGTGGTTCGCACGTGGGCTCTGGACCAGGGCTTGTCCCTGACCCCCGACGAACAATCCCGATGA